AATGTGTAAGAATTACGGTCAACGGGTTCAATACTCGGTTTTTGAATGTCTTGTTGACCCTGCCCAATGGACGCTGCTGCGGAATAAACTCGAAAAGGAAATTGACCCAGAAAAAGACAGTTTACGATATTACTTCCTGGGAGCCAACTGGCAAAAACGGGTCGAGCATGTAGGCGCCAAACCAACATTTGATCAGGAGGGACCATTGATCATTTAACGATTTGCGA
The sequence above is drawn from the Desulfatirhabdium butyrativorans DSM 18734 genome and encodes:
- the cas2 gene encoding CRISPR-associated endonuclease Cas2, with the translated sequence MMVLVSYDVATTDEGGQRRLRRVAKMCKNYGQRVQYSVFECLVDPAQWTLLRNKLEKEIDPEKDSLRYYFLGANWQKRVEHVGAKPTFDQEGPLII